The following are encoded together in the Mammaliicoccus vitulinus genome:
- a CDS encoding TPM domain-containing protein has translation MKSMFKRFCVLLIISFFSLSSIVQAADDKFPKLEQPVFVQDHAHLINDKDKDKISKKGQKLQDGTDADILLMTMKSVGQTPRQDYALEAGRHYKVGDQKHNRGIVILLNMDNGNEYNNRGIDIAVGDGLEGVLNDAKVGELIDTNFMPYQEKASRTNDAKKAKAYYSQGLTKLYDAVWDEIAKSYGYDGKEFTEDEPQSSGLGKIPFVFFILFIIVFFIIYLKNGGGKPPRGGSGRGTRRGMAGPFIFGGSSGSSGGGFSGGGGFGGGGGFSGGGAGRGF, from the coding sequence ATGAAGTCAATGTTTAAACGATTTTGCGTATTGCTTATCATAAGCTTTTTTTCACTAAGCTCAATTGTACAAGCAGCAGATGACAAGTTTCCTAAGTTAGAACAACCTGTTTTTGTCCAAGATCATGCGCATTTAATCAATGATAAGGATAAAGATAAAATCAGCAAAAAGGGTCAAAAATTGCAAGATGGTACGGATGCAGATATTTTGTTAATGACAATGAAATCTGTCGGACAAACACCTAGACAAGATTATGCTTTAGAAGCGGGTAGACATTACAAAGTTGGTGATCAAAAACATAACAGAGGTATTGTGATACTTTTGAATATGGACAACGGTAATGAATATAACAATAGAGGCATCGATATTGCAGTTGGAGATGGTTTAGAAGGTGTTCTTAATGATGCTAAAGTCGGTGAATTAATTGATACTAACTTTATGCCTTATCAAGAAAAAGCTTCTAGAACAAACGATGCAAAAAAAGCGAAAGCTTATTATAGTCAAGGATTAACGAAATTATATGATGCTGTTTGGGATGAAATTGCTAAAAGTTATGGTTATGACGGTAAAGAATTTACTGAAGATGAACCTCAAAGTAGTGGTTTAGGTAAAATTCCATTTGTATTCTTCATATTATTCATCATTGTGTTCTTCATTATATACTTGAAAAATGGAGGCGGAAAACCGCCTCGTGGTGGTAGTGGAAGAGGAACAAGACGTGGAATGGCAGGACCATTTATATTTGGAGGATCATCAGGTAGTTCTGGTGGTGGATTCTCCGGAGGTGGTGGCTTCGGTGGTGGCGGTGGATTCTCTGGCGGCGGAGCCGGTAGAGGATTCTAG
- a CDS encoding S1C family serine protease, with protein sequence MDQNHNGDNQNPKLNQTTSNDYYYKKKNKIPWYQSCLIPFLSGIVGAVLILALYIGGTKIMDVVNNYNDEAKITKAPANEKGGNIKDNKSSNKSVSKMIEEVSPSIVGVINKQKASGLESFFGGKSSGESGDSQETGTGTGVIYQSDKNSAYIVTNNHVIEGANEIEVRLHNDKSVKAKLVGTDVMTDLAVLKIEGNYNIKPLKFADSSKVKAGETVFALGNPLGLEFANSVTQGIISSEERTMNVQTSEGVTEATVIQTDAAINPGNSGGALIDLNGNLIGINSMKISRSDVEGIGFAIPSNEVDNIIKDIMDDGKVTRPYIGISMISINDIPSQYKKELKLTTDKGVYISEVDEKANNGLKKDDVIIEVDGHNVSDVSDIKNYIYKEKKPGDKITIKYIRNGKEHNTNITLKEQN encoded by the coding sequence ATGGATCAGAATCATAATGGGGATAACCAAAATCCAAAATTAAATCAAACAACTTCTAATGATTATTATTATAAGAAGAAAAATAAGATTCCTTGGTACCAAAGTTGTCTTATACCATTTTTATCAGGAATTGTTGGTGCCGTTTTAATACTTGCTTTATATATCGGCGGTACTAAAATTATGGATGTCGTCAATAATTACAATGACGAAGCAAAAATAACGAAAGCTCCAGCGAATGAAAAAGGCGGTAATATTAAAGATAATAAATCGAGTAATAAATCCGTATCCAAAATGATTGAGGAAGTATCTCCGTCGATTGTTGGTGTGATTAACAAGCAAAAAGCAAGTGGATTAGAATCATTCTTCGGAGGTAAAAGTTCAGGTGAATCTGGCGATTCTCAAGAAACAGGTACTGGTACTGGTGTCATTTATCAATCTGATAAAAACAGTGCTTATATCGTTACGAACAACCACGTTATCGAAGGTGCAAACGAAATTGAAGTACGACTTCACAATGATAAGTCCGTTAAAGCTAAACTTGTAGGTACTGATGTCATGACAGATTTAGCTGTTTTAAAAATAGAAGGAAACTATAACATTAAACCACTTAAATTCGCAGATTCTTCTAAAGTAAAAGCTGGCGAAACAGTGTTTGCTTTAGGTAATCCATTAGGCTTAGAATTTGCTAACAGTGTTACACAAGGTATCATTTCATCTGAAGAACGTACAATGAACGTACAAACTTCTGAAGGTGTTACTGAAGCAACTGTTATACAAACAGATGCAGCCATCAACCCTGGTAACTCTGGCGGTGCATTAATTGATTTAAATGGTAACTTAATTGGTATTAACTCAATGAAAATATCTCGCTCTGATGTAGAAGGCATCGGTTTTGCAATACCTAGTAATGAAGTAGACAATATCATTAAAGACATAATGGATGATGGTAAAGTGACAAGACCTTATATTGGTATAAGTATGATTTCTATTAATGATATTCCAAGCCAATACAAAAAAGAATTAAAATTAACAACCGATAAAGGTGTATATATTTCGGAAGTTGATGAAAAGGCAAATAACGGTCTTAAAAAAGATGATGTTATTATTGAAGTAGATGGGCATAATGTTTCAGATGTGTCAGATATCAAAAATTATATATATAAAGAGAAGAAACCTGGAGATAAAATCACAATTAAATATATAAGAAATGGTAAAGAACATAATACAAATATAACTTTAAAAGAACAAAATTAA
- a CDS encoding lysophospholipid acyltransferase family protein → MYKFASTVLHIVFQKFGKQVITINKEKVPDEPYIVTCTHTGYVEVIMLALSLYPTEINYMAKKELFSKDWSNKFFHSVNAFPVDREKPGPSTLKIPVKLLNKGKSVGIFPSGHRAEAGGAPLKRGAATIAVLSNKPIVPAAFEGPNQVKSMFGFRQKSFIKFGDPIDPSTFSSDLKKSEKIAKVMELLEERTNTLQKEVTYIASKAQQKSLK, encoded by the coding sequence ATGTATAAATTTGCTAGTACTGTTTTACATATTGTTTTCCAAAAGTTTGGTAAACAAGTTATAACAATCAATAAAGAGAAGGTTCCAGATGAACCGTATATCGTAACTTGTACACATACAGGTTATGTCGAAGTCATCATGTTAGCGTTAAGTTTGTATCCAACTGAAATTAATTATATGGCTAAAAAAGAATTGTTTTCTAAAGACTGGTCAAATAAGTTCTTTCATTCTGTAAATGCTTTTCCTGTAGATAGAGAAAAGCCTGGACCAAGTACATTAAAAATTCCAGTGAAACTACTTAACAAAGGTAAAAGTGTTGGCATTTTCCCTTCAGGTCATAGAGCTGAAGCAGGAGGAGCACCATTAAAAAGAGGTGCAGCAACAATAGCAGTATTAAGCAATAAACCGATTGTACCTGCAGCTTTTGAAGGTCCTAACCAAGTGAAATCAATGTTTGGCTTTAGACAAAAATCATTTATAAAATTCGGAGATCCGATTGATCCAAGTACTTTTTCAAGTGATTTAAAGAAAAGCGAAAAGATTGCAAAAGTAATGGAGTTATTAGAAGAAAGAACGAATACATTACAAAAAGAAGTTACATATATAGCAAGTAAAGCGCAGCAAAAATCATTAAAATAA